A stretch of Kryptolebias marmoratus isolate JLee-2015 linkage group LG24, ASM164957v2, whole genome shotgun sequence DNA encodes these proteins:
- the tjp3 gene encoding tight junction protein ZO-3 isoform X3: MEELTIWEQHTITLNKDPKLGFGFALSGGKDKPHLDSGDTAVVVSDVLPNGPAMGRLFNKDQIVMVNGVHMENVNSNYTIQILKTCGKSANITVKRPRKIQIPATSRPARAASHSNLLEQDPPRRTRRYSDGSDQRDTSRYRARSTSPNRNGYGNTMPLMSTGYKKLPQMSTPDKPIKTTLVKKKIADEYGLKLGSQIFIKHMSDTGLAAREGTLQEGDLILKINGMTTENLSLLETKHLVEKSRGKLTMTVLRDDRKFLVSIPEVEDSAPNSENEQRRDSSSELEDISDIEEDITPRRTSRQHTRQKRANRTRAEPAPRAKSRDSSPVRSTLARLPAKTYAPRRVPSESDTDRSATPPPPIRRNSPETRDPSSKYKHLSGVSTLPNPRSSPVHPTWTTSRPSSSASRPRKPVSESDSDRSESPPPRRESSLLDNRYKSLSELPPADLEPAPIHIRQEPPRRINSPVRIPPPDSDSESDSNLAPPRRLSSSYGLDSRYRDLPEVSLQPQVEPPRWSATSSLPQKAPSDAESEASYASVPPKTSTESETSNTAIDRPKIVVKKSTSAAKQDPSRHIKAPSRPPPDDSSESDELSHLRRSGSSEREDGHRRSAPRAANGSRAVPSGISVKKNPALHSKPAEEPLYFLPPDSYPSYNPGYSSDVQTVRFVKQRSLGLRIVGGNDVGIFVGGVQPNSSAYEQGMKEGDQILQVNGVDFGHFTREEAANFLLHIPAEERVEICTQRKMDIYKKIIKSNLGDNFYIRTHFDHEATDPKGLSFTRGEVFRVVDTMHRGKIGNWLAIRMGNDLHEMDKGIIPNQDKAEKLATIERTQRPTGEKQVSGPRAEFWKLRGLRGNKKNEKNRRSRDDLLQLTIQGNFPAYERVLLREANFKRPIVILGPLNDIAMAKLAREMPDDYEVAEMVPRSGGDSSSTVIKLDTVRRIAEKDKHPLLDITPTAVERLNYIQYHPMVLFLDPHSRKDVKAMRQKYNPDSNKSSRRLYSQALKMRKHCSHLFAARIDLMPGSHSWYETLKDRIRHQQSKPVWVSEVTLESGQDQDLDALDQTQTDYLSAASDLEDTDGEAFTDDAYTDNEDLEEAYPGQDAARHLQSSREAGAALARSSEPAYRYNSPSVEPEASDDTYSERELPPLMHVPEPRSPRHETYSLPQSPAEEEEEEEERSFSDSDFNALDLGPRTPSDGPPDFVAPDPTSRYSEDEPSYAEEQPESSRHASLSAIEDKLEQTRMEEPKAEAEKKKGPAFIVLAHHHQAVQFRRTQIRGSDSSEDEEGVDEEDDFEWGPATEL; encoded by the exons ATGGAGGAGTTAACAATATGGGAGCAGCATACAATAACACTGAACAAA gaCCCCAAgcttggttttggttttgccCTGTCTGGAGGTAAAGATAAGCCTCATCTAGACAGCGGGGATACAGCTGTGGTGGTGTCAGACGTTCTGCCAAATGGACCGGCCATGGGTCGGCTCTT CAACAAGGACCAAATCGTCATGGTCAATGGCGTTCATATGGAGAACGTCAACTCCAACTACACTATTCAGATCCTCAAGACATGTGGCAAGAGTGCAAACATA ACGGTAAAACGCCCTCGAAAGATCCAGATCCCGGCCACCTCCAGACCGGCCCGCGCAGCCTCCCACTCCAACCTCCTGGAGCAGGACCCTCCCAGGCGAACGCGACGCTACTCCGATGGCAGCGACCAACGTGACACGAGCCGCTACCGCGCCCGAAGCACCTCGCCCAACCGGAACGGGTACGGAAACACGATGCCGCTGATGTCGACGGGGTACAAGAAGCTGCCGCAGATGTCCACTCCGGACAAACCCATCAAAACCACGCTGGTCAAAAAGAAAATCGCAGATG agtATGGCCTGAAGCTGGGCAGTCAGATCTTCATAAAGCACATGTCAGATACTGGCCTTGCTGCAAGGGAAGGCACGCTGCAGGAGGGAGACCTCATTCTGAAG ATCAACGGCATGACGACGGAGAATCTGTCCCTTCTGGAGACGAAGCACCTGGTGGAGAAGAGCAGGGGCAAACTGACCATGACCGTCCTCAGAGACGACCGCAAGTTCCTGGTCAGCATCCCAGAGGTGGAGGACAGCGCCCCCAACAGTGAGAACGAGCAACGCCGAGACAGCAGCTCGGAGCTGGAAG ACATATCAGACATCGAGGAGGACATCACCCCTCGCAGAACATCACGGCAGCACACGAGACAGAAGCGGGCCAACAG AACCAGGGCTGAGCCAGCTCCACGGGCCAAGTCCCGGGACTCGTCACCCGTGCGCTCCACGTTGGCTCGTCTTCCTGCAAAAACCTACGCCCCTCGCAGAG TGCCATCTGAATCAGATACGGACCGCAGTgctactcctcctcctccaatcAGGAGAAACAGTCCAGAGACGAGGGACCCCTCCAGCAAATACAA GCATCTTTCGGGAGTGTCCACCCTCCCAAACCCGCGATCTTCTCCTGTTCACCCCACCTGGACCACGTCTCGCCCCTCGTCCTCCGCTTCACGGCCCCGCAAGCCCGTGTCGGAGTCCGACTCCGACCGCAGCGAGTCCCCGCCCCCACGCAGGGAGAGTTCCCTACTAGACAACAGATACAA GTCTCTGTCTGAGCTTCCCCCTGCCGATCTGGAACCTGCCCCCATTCATATTCGACAGGAGCCACCGAGGAGGATCAACTCGCCTGTTAGAATCCCACCCCCAG ACTCCGATTCCGAGTCGGACAGCAACTTGGCGCCTCCCAGGAGGCTCAGCTCTTCCTACGGCCTGGACTCCAGATACAG AGACCTGCCGGAGGTTTCTCTGCAGCCTCAGGTGGAGCCACCCCGATGGAGCGCCACCAGCAGCCTGCCACAGAAAG CTCCATCGGACGCTGAATCAGAGGCCAGTTACGCATCTGTCCCCCCCAAGACCTCCACAGAGAGCGAAACCTCCAACACAGCCATCGACAGACCCAA gattgTTGTTAAGAAATCCACTTCAGCGGCAAAGCAGGATCCTTCACGTCACATCAAAGCCCCCAGCAGGCCCCCTCCTGACG ACTCCTCAGAGTCCGATGAGCTTTCACATCTCAGGAGGTCCGGCAGCTCTGAGCGAGAGGACGGCCATCGCCGCAG TGCTCCTCGTGCTGCCAACGGAAGCCGCGCTGTCCCGTCTGGGATTTCAGTGAAGAAGAATCCAGCGCTCCACT CCAAGCCTGCCGAAGAGCCCCTCTATTTCCTCCCTCCAGATTCCTACCCGTCATATAATCCAGG gtaCAGCTCGGATGTGCAGACGGTGAGGTTTGTTAAACAGCGCAGTTTGGGTCTGAGAATCGTGGGAGGCAATGACGTTGGGATCTTCGTAGGCGGAGTTCAACCGAACAGCTCTGCGTACGAACAGGGAATGAAGGAGGGAGACCAGATCTTACAG GTAAATGGAGTCGATTTTGGCCATTTTACACGAGAAGAAGCCGCCAACTTCCTCCTCCACATCCCAGCAGAAGAGCGGGTGGAAATCTGCACTCAAAGGAAGATGGACA TTTATAAGAAGATCATCAAGTCTAACCTGGGGGACAACTTCTACATCCGCACGCACTTTGACCACGAGGCCACTGATCCCAAAGGTCTGAGCTTCACCAGAGGAGAGGTGTTCAGGGTCGTGGATACGATGCACCGTGGGAAGATAGGCAACTGGCTCGCCATCCGCATGGGGAATGACCTACACGAGATGGACAAAGGAATCATCCCCAACCAGGACAA AGCAGAGAAACTGGCTACCATCGAGCGGACTCAGCGGCCCACCGGAGAGAAGCAGGTCTCAGGACCGAGGGCAGAGTTCTGGAAACTGCGAGGGCTCcggggaaacaaaaagaacgAGAAGAACAGACGGAGTCGGGACGACCTCCTGCAGCTCACCATTCAGGGCAATTTCCCAGCGTACGAGAGAGTCCTGCTCAGGGAAG ctaATTTCAAACGGCCCATTGTCATTCTGGGTCCCCTGAACGATATTGCCATGGCGAAGCTGGCCAGAGAGATGCCCGATGATTATGAGGTGGCAG AGATGGTTCCTCGCAGTGGAGGAGACAGCAGCTCCACGGTGATTAAACTGGACACCGTGAGGAGAATAGCAGAGAAG GACAAGCACCCCCTGCTGGACATCACTCCCACTGCAGTGGAGCGGCTCAACTACATCCAGTACCATCCCATGGTGCTGTTCTTAGATCCTCACAGCCGCAAAGATGTCAAGGCCATGAGGCAGAAGTACAACCCCGACTCCAACAAGAGCTCCAGACGTCTTTACTCACAGGCCCTGAAGATGAGGAAACACTGCAGCCACCTTTTCGCAG ctcGTATTGACTTGATGCCTGGCTCCCACAGCTGGTACGAGACCCTGAAGGACCGGATCCGCCACCAGCAGTCCAAACCCGTCTGGGTGTCTGAAGTCACG TTGGAGAgtggacaggatcaggatctTGACGCTCTGGACCAAACCCAGACGGACTACCTCAGTGCTGCTAGCGACCTGGAGGACACTGACGGAGAGGCCTTCACCGACGATGCCTACACTGACAACGAGGATCTGGAAGAGGCCTACCCGGGTCAGGACGCCGCCCGCCACCTGCAGAGCTCCAGGGAGGCTGGAGCCGCTTTAGCCCGATCGTCCGAGCCAGCCTACAGGTACAACAGCCCGTCGGTAGAACCGGAGGCCAGCGATGACACGTATTCGGAAAGAGAGCTGCCGCCTCTGATGCACGTGCCCGAGCCCAGGTCGCCCCGCCATGAGACTTACAGCCTGCCGCAGAgccctgcagaggaggaggaggaggaggaggagcgcaGCTTTTCAGACTCGGACTTCAATGCTCTTGACTTAGGACCACGCACTCCCTCAGATGGACCTCCAGATTTTGTAGCCCCTGACCCCACGTCTCGATACTCGGAGGATGAGCCTTCGTACGCCGAGGAGCAGCCGGAGAGCTCCCGACATGCCAGCCTGTCCGCTATAGAAGACAAACTAGAACAG ACTCGGATGGAAGAGCCGAAAGCAGAGGCCGAGAAGAAGAAAGGCCCCGCGTTCATCGT GTTGGCCCATCACCACCAAGCCGTCCAGTTCAGACGCACGCAGATCCGAGGCAGCGACAGCTCCGAGGACGAGGAGGGCGTGGACGAGGAGGACGACTTCGAATGGGGTCCTGCTACTGAACTCTAG